The following proteins are co-located in the Leptodactylus fuscus isolate aLepFus1 chromosome 8, aLepFus1.hap2, whole genome shotgun sequence genome:
- the LOC142217426 gene encoding gamma-crystallin B-like, producing the protein MMGKIIFYEDRDFQGKSYECSGDNADLHAFFARCNSIRVENGCWVIYERSNYMGHQYYLKSGEYPDYQSWLGLNDSIRSCHSIPHHRGSYRIRLYEKEDFRGQMKEYVNDCSNVNESFHANAVLSCNVLDGYWIFFEEPGFKGNQYFLRPGEYRRSASWGSPNSKVGSLKKIMDFY; encoded by the exons ATGATGGGAAAG ATAATTTTTTACGAGGACCGAGACTTTCAAGGAAAGTCCTATGAATGTTCAGGAGACAATGCAGATCTGCATGCTTTCTTTGCTCGTTGCAATTCTATCCGGGTAGAAAATGGATGCTGGGTAATCTATGAACGGTCTAATTATATGGGACATCAATACTATCTTAAAAGCGGAGAATATCCTGACTACCAGAGCTGGCTGGGTTTGAATGATTCCATCAGATCTTGCCATTCCATTCCACAT CATCGTGGATCCTACAGAATCAGGCTCTATGAGAAAGAAGACTTCCGTGGTCAGATGAAGGAATATGTGAACGACTGTTCAAATGTTAATGAAAGCTTCCATGCAAATGCTGTATTGTCCTGCAATGTTCTTGATGGTTACTGGATTTTTTTCGAAGAGCCTGGCTTTAAGGGAAATCAATATTTCCTTAGACCTGGTGAATATAGAAGATCAGCCAGTTGGGGATCTCCAAATTCCAAAGTTGGGTCTCTGAAGAAAATTATGgacttttattaa